The following proteins are encoded in a genomic region of Prionailurus viverrinus isolate Anna chromosome E3, UM_Priviv_1.0, whole genome shotgun sequence:
- the MOSPD3 gene encoding motile sperm domain-containing protein 3, with amino-acid sequence MRRGAPQDQELVGPGAPARGSRGAPPPSGLVPVLVFPPDLVFRADQRSGPRQLLTLYNPTGAALRFRVLCTAPAKYTVFDAEGYVKPQSCIDIVIRHVAPIPSHYDVQDRFRIELSEEGAEGRVVGRKDITSILRAPAYPLELQGQPDPTPHPGPPSWTAPPMARHFPENPHPQLATSSFLLFLLTGIVSVAFLLLPLQDELGSQLPQILHVSLGQKLVAAYILGLLTMVFLRT; translated from the exons ATGCGCCGTGGGGCGCCCCAGGACCAGGAGCTGGTGGGCCCGGGGGCTCCTGCGCGGGGGTCCCGGGGCGCCCCTCCTCCCTCGGGACTTGTCCCGGTCCTCGTCTTTCCCCCGGACCTAGTATTCAGGGCGGACCAGCGGAGTGGACCCCGGCAGCTGCTGACCCTCTATAACCCCACGGGAGCTGCGCTTCGCTTCCGAG TCCTGTGCACAGCACCTGCCAAATATACGGTGTTTGACGCAGAAGGATACGTGAAACCTCAATCCTGCATTGACAT TGTGATTCGCCATGTGGCCCCCATTCCCAGCCACTATGACGTCCAGGACCGCTTCCGCATTGAGCTGTCTGAGGAGGGAGCTGAGGGTCGAGTGGTGGGGCGCAAGGACATCACCTCGATTCTGAGGGCCCCAGCCTACCCTCTTGAGCTTCAGGGACAGCCTGACCCAACGCCCCACCCAGGGCCTCCTTCCTGGACAGCACCACCCATGGCCAGACACTTCCCTGAGA ACCCCCATCCACAACTGGCCAccagctccttcctcctcttcttgctGACGGGCATAGTCTCCGTGGCCTTCCTGCTGCTCCCGCTCCAGGACGAACTTGGCAGCCAGCTGCCCCAAATCCTGCACGTCTCCCTGGGACAGAAGTTGGTGGCGGCCTACATCTTGG gcctcctcaccATGGTGTTCCTTCGGACCTGA
- the TFR2 gene encoding transferrin receptor protein 2 isoform X1, with product MERLWGLLHRTQRLSPRPSQTIYKRVEGTQQWRLEEEEEDGEEGAEPPIHFCPMELRGPDLGSRAGKQNLGLWAATARRAAPYLVLTTLLIFTGAFLLGYVAFRGSCQACGDDVLVVSEDINYEPGPDSHQGTLYWSDLQAMFLRFLGEGRLEDTIRQTSLRKRVAGSAGMAALAQDIRVALLGQKLDHVWMDTHYVGLQFPDPAHPNTLHWVEAAGKLGEPLQLEDHDVYCPYSATGNATGELVYAHYGRPEDLQDLRARGVEPAGRLLLVRLGEISFAQKVASAQDFGARGVLIYPDSADFSQDPHKLGLSSHRAVYGHVHLGTGDPYTPGFPSFNQTQFPPVQSSGLPNIPAQPISADIASLLLRKLQGPVAPQEWQGHLPVSPYRLGPGPGLHLGVNNHRVSTPISNIFGCIEGRSEPDHYVVIGAQRDAWGPGAAKSAVGTAILLELVRTFSSMVSNGFRPRRSLLFISWDGGDFGSVGSTEWLEGYLSVLHLKAVVYVSLDNAVLGDDKFQAKTSPLLISLIENILKQVDSPNHSGQTLYEQVMFNNHSWDAEVIQPLPMDSSAYSFTAFAGVPAVEFSFMEDGQAYPFLHTKDDTYENLHRVLRGRLPAVAQAVAQLAGQLLIRLSHDHLLPLDFGRYGDVVLKHIGSLNEFSGDLKARGLTLQWVYSARGDYIRAAEKLRKEIYSSEESDERLMRMYNVRIMRVEFYFLSQYVSPADSPFRHIFLGHGDHTLDALLDHVRLLRSHGSGDPRAASSGVAPGLGFQESRFRRQLALLTWTLQGAANALSGDVWNIDNNF from the exons ATGGAGCGGCTTTGGGGTCTACTTCACAGAACG CAAAGGCTGTCCCCACGACCCTCTCAGACCATCTACAAGCGCGTGGAGGGCACCCAGCAGTGGcgcctggaggaggaagaggaagacggggaggagggggctgagcCACCCATCCACTTCTGCCCTATGGAGCTGAGGGGCCCTGACCTGGGCTCCAGAGCAGGGAAGCAGAACCTCGGACTCTGGGCAGCAACAGCACGAAGGGCTGCCCCCTACCTGGTCCTGACAACCCTGCTGATCTTCACTGGGG CTTTCCTTCTGGGCTATGTGGCCTTCCGAGGGTCCTGCCAGGCATGCGGGGATGACGTGTTGGTGGTCAGCGAGGATATAAACTATGAGCCGGGCCCAGACTCCCACCAGGGCACCTTGTACTGGAGCGACCTCCAGGCCATGTTCCTGAGGttcctgggggaggggcgcctggaggaCACAATCAG GCAAACCAGCCTTCGGAAAAGGGTGGCTGGCTCGGCCGGCATGGCGGCCCTGGCTCAGGACATCCGCGTGGCGCTCTTGGGCCAAAAGCTGGACCACGTCTGGATGGATACGCACTACGTGGGGCTGCAGTTCCCGGACCC GGCTCATCCCAATACCCTGCATTGGGTGGAGGCGGCTGGGAAGCTCGGGGAGCCCCTGCAGCTGGAGGACCACGATGTCTACTGTCCCTACAGCGCCACGGGCAACGCCACG GGAGAGCTGGTGTACGCCCACTACGGGCGCCCAGAGGACCTGCAGGACCTGCGGGCCCGGGGCGTGGAGCCGGCGGGGCGCCTCCTGCTGGTGCGCCTGGGGGAGATCAGTTTTGCCCAGAAG GTGGCCAGTGCCCAGGACTTTGGGGCCCGAGGAGTGCTCATATACCCTGATTCTGCAGACTTCTCCCAGGACCCACACAAGCTCGGCCTGTCCAGCCACAGGGCTGTGTATGGACAT GTGCACCTGGGAACTGGGGATCCCTACACGCCTGGCTTCCCTTCCTTTAATCAAACCCAGTTCCCTCCAGTCCAGTCCTCAGGCCTCCCTAACATCCCAGCCCAGCCCATCAGTGCGGACATTGCCTCCCTCCTGCTGAG GAAACTCCAAGGCCCTGTGGCCCCCCAGGAATGGCAGGGGCACCTCCCAGTCTCCCCTTATCGCCTGGGCCCTGGGCCAGGCTTGCATCTAGGGGTCAACAACCACAGGGTCTCTACCCCCATCAGCAACATCTTTGGCTGCATCGAGGGCCGCTCAGAGCCAG ATCACTATGTTGTCATTGGGGCGCAGAGGGATGCGTGGGGCCCAGGAGCGGCCAAGTCTGCTGTGGGGACAGCCATATTGCTGGAGCTGGTGCGAACCTTTTCCTCCATGGTGAGCAATG GCTTCCGGCCTCGCAGGAGCCTTCTCTTCATCAGCTGGGACGGAGGGGACTTTGGGAGCGTGGGCTCCACAGAGTGGCTAGAG GGCTACCTCAGCGTGCTGCACCTCAAAGCCGTAGTCTATGTGAGCCTGGACAATGCAGTGCTGG gAGATGACAAGTTCCAGGCCAAGACCAGCCCCCTTCTGATCAGCCTCATAGAGAACATCCTGAAGCAG GTGGACTCTCCTAACCACAGTGGGCAGACCCTCTATGAGCAGGTGATGTTCAACAATCACAGCTGGGATGCTGAGGT GATCCAGCCACTGCCCATGGACAGCAGTGCCTATTCCTTCACGGCCTTTGCGGGGGTCCCTGCCGTTGAGTTCTCTTTCATGGAG GATGGCCAGGCGTACCCGTTCCTGCACACGAAGGATGACACATACGAGAACCTACACAGGGTCCTGCGGGGCCGCCTGCCCGCGGTGGCCCAGGCTGTGGCCCAGCTCGCTGGGCAACTCCTCATCAGGCTCAGCCACGATCACCTGCTGCCTCTGGACTTCGGCCGCTATGGGGACGTGGTCCTCAAGCACATCGGCAGCCTCAACGAGTTCTCTGGGGACCTCAAG GCCCGCGGGCTGACCCTCCAGTGGGTGTACTCGGCGCGGGGGGACTACATCCGGGCAGCTGAGAAGCTGCGAAAGGAGATCTACAGCTCAGAAGAGAGCGATGAGCGGCTGATGCGCATGTACAACGTGCGCATCATGCGG GTGGAGTTCTACTTCCTGTCTCAGTACGTGTCGCCGGCCGACTCCCCGTTCCGCCACATTTTCTTGGGCCACGGAGACCACACGCTGGACGCGCTGCTCGACCACGTGCGACTGTTGCGCTCCCACGGTTCCGGAGACCCTAGGGCTGCCTCCTCCGGGGTGGCTCCCGGCCTGGGCTTCCAGGAGAGCCGCTTCCGACGCCAGCTGGCCCTGCTTACCTGGACGCTGCAGGGGGCAGCCAACGCACTTAGCGGGGACGTCTGGAACATCGATAACAACTTCTGA
- the TFR2 gene encoding transferrin receptor protein 2 isoform X3 has product MAALAQDIRVALLGQKLDHVWMDTHYVGLQFPDPAHPNTLHWVEAAGKLGEPLQLEDHDVYCPYSATGNATGELVYAHYGRPEDLQDLRARGVEPAGRLLLVRLGEISFAQKVASAQDFGARGVLIYPDSADFSQDPHKLGLSSHRAVYGHVHLGTGDPYTPGFPSFNQTQFPPVQSSGLPNIPAQPISADIASLLLRKLQGPVAPQEWQGHLPVSPYRLGPGPGLHLGVNNHRVSTPISNIFGCIEGRSEPDHYVVIGAQRDAWGPGAAKSAVGTAILLELVRTFSSMVSNGFRPRRSLLFISWDGGDFGSVGSTEWLEGYLSVLHLKAVVYVSLDNAVLGDDKFQAKTSPLLISLIENILKQVDSPNHSGQTLYEQVMFNNHSWDAEVIQPLPMDSSAYSFTAFAGVPAVEFSFMEDGQAYPFLHTKDDTYENLHRVLRGRLPAVAQAVAQLAGQLLIRLSHDHLLPLDFGRYGDVVLKHIGSLNEFSGDLKARGLTLQWVYSARGDYIRAAEKLRKEIYSSEESDERLMRMYNVRIMRVEFYFLSQYVSPADSPFRHIFLGHGDHTLDALLDHVRLLRSHGSGDPRAASSGVAPGLGFQESRFRRQLALLTWTLQGAANALSGDVWNIDNNF; this is encoded by the exons ATGGCGGCCCTGGCTCAGGACATCCGCGTGGCGCTCTTGGGCCAAAAGCTGGACCACGTCTGGATGGATACGCACTACGTGGGGCTGCAGTTCCCGGACCC GGCTCATCCCAATACCCTGCATTGGGTGGAGGCGGCTGGGAAGCTCGGGGAGCCCCTGCAGCTGGAGGACCACGATGTCTACTGTCCCTACAGCGCCACGGGCAACGCCACG GGAGAGCTGGTGTACGCCCACTACGGGCGCCCAGAGGACCTGCAGGACCTGCGGGCCCGGGGCGTGGAGCCGGCGGGGCGCCTCCTGCTGGTGCGCCTGGGGGAGATCAGTTTTGCCCAGAAG GTGGCCAGTGCCCAGGACTTTGGGGCCCGAGGAGTGCTCATATACCCTGATTCTGCAGACTTCTCCCAGGACCCACACAAGCTCGGCCTGTCCAGCCACAGGGCTGTGTATGGACAT GTGCACCTGGGAACTGGGGATCCCTACACGCCTGGCTTCCCTTCCTTTAATCAAACCCAGTTCCCTCCAGTCCAGTCCTCAGGCCTCCCTAACATCCCAGCCCAGCCCATCAGTGCGGACATTGCCTCCCTCCTGCTGAG GAAACTCCAAGGCCCTGTGGCCCCCCAGGAATGGCAGGGGCACCTCCCAGTCTCCCCTTATCGCCTGGGCCCTGGGCCAGGCTTGCATCTAGGGGTCAACAACCACAGGGTCTCTACCCCCATCAGCAACATCTTTGGCTGCATCGAGGGCCGCTCAGAGCCAG ATCACTATGTTGTCATTGGGGCGCAGAGGGATGCGTGGGGCCCAGGAGCGGCCAAGTCTGCTGTGGGGACAGCCATATTGCTGGAGCTGGTGCGAACCTTTTCCTCCATGGTGAGCAATG GCTTCCGGCCTCGCAGGAGCCTTCTCTTCATCAGCTGGGACGGAGGGGACTTTGGGAGCGTGGGCTCCACAGAGTGGCTAGAG GGCTACCTCAGCGTGCTGCACCTCAAAGCCGTAGTCTATGTGAGCCTGGACAATGCAGTGCTGG gAGATGACAAGTTCCAGGCCAAGACCAGCCCCCTTCTGATCAGCCTCATAGAGAACATCCTGAAGCAG GTGGACTCTCCTAACCACAGTGGGCAGACCCTCTATGAGCAGGTGATGTTCAACAATCACAGCTGGGATGCTGAGGT GATCCAGCCACTGCCCATGGACAGCAGTGCCTATTCCTTCACGGCCTTTGCGGGGGTCCCTGCCGTTGAGTTCTCTTTCATGGAG GATGGCCAGGCGTACCCGTTCCTGCACACGAAGGATGACACATACGAGAACCTACACAGGGTCCTGCGGGGCCGCCTGCCCGCGGTGGCCCAGGCTGTGGCCCAGCTCGCTGGGCAACTCCTCATCAGGCTCAGCCACGATCACCTGCTGCCTCTGGACTTCGGCCGCTATGGGGACGTGGTCCTCAAGCACATCGGCAGCCTCAACGAGTTCTCTGGGGACCTCAAG GCCCGCGGGCTGACCCTCCAGTGGGTGTACTCGGCGCGGGGGGACTACATCCGGGCAGCTGAGAAGCTGCGAAAGGAGATCTACAGCTCAGAAGAGAGCGATGAGCGGCTGATGCGCATGTACAACGTGCGCATCATGCGG GTGGAGTTCTACTTCCTGTCTCAGTACGTGTCGCCGGCCGACTCCCCGTTCCGCCACATTTTCTTGGGCCACGGAGACCACACGCTGGACGCGCTGCTCGACCACGTGCGACTGTTGCGCTCCCACGGTTCCGGAGACCCTAGGGCTGCCTCCTCCGGGGTGGCTCCCGGCCTGGGCTTCCAGGAGAGCCGCTTCCGACGCCAGCTGGCCCTGCTTACCTGGACGCTGCAGGGGGCAGCCAACGCACTTAGCGGGGACGTCTGGAACATCGATAACAACTTCTGA
- the TFR2 gene encoding transferrin receptor protein 2 isoform X2, whose product MELRGPDLGSRAGKQNLGLWAATARRAAPYLVLTTLLIFTGAFLLGYVAFRGSCQACGDDVLVVSEDINYEPGPDSHQGTLYWSDLQAMFLRFLGEGRLEDTIRQTSLRKRVAGSAGMAALAQDIRVALLGQKLDHVWMDTHYVGLQFPDPAHPNTLHWVEAAGKLGEPLQLEDHDVYCPYSATGNATGELVYAHYGRPEDLQDLRARGVEPAGRLLLVRLGEISFAQKVASAQDFGARGVLIYPDSADFSQDPHKLGLSSHRAVYGHVHLGTGDPYTPGFPSFNQTQFPPVQSSGLPNIPAQPISADIASLLLRKLQGPVAPQEWQGHLPVSPYRLGPGPGLHLGVNNHRVSTPISNIFGCIEGRSEPDHYVVIGAQRDAWGPGAAKSAVGTAILLELVRTFSSMVSNGFRPRRSLLFISWDGGDFGSVGSTEWLEGYLSVLHLKAVVYVSLDNAVLGDDKFQAKTSPLLISLIENILKQVDSPNHSGQTLYEQVMFNNHSWDAEVIQPLPMDSSAYSFTAFAGVPAVEFSFMEDGQAYPFLHTKDDTYENLHRVLRGRLPAVAQAVAQLAGQLLIRLSHDHLLPLDFGRYGDVVLKHIGSLNEFSGDLKARGLTLQWVYSARGDYIRAAEKLRKEIYSSEESDERLMRMYNVRIMRVEFYFLSQYVSPADSPFRHIFLGHGDHTLDALLDHVRLLRSHGSGDPRAASSGVAPGLGFQESRFRRQLALLTWTLQGAANALSGDVWNIDNNF is encoded by the exons ATGGAGCTGAGGGGCCCTGACCTGGGCTCCAGAGCAGGGAAGCAGAACCTCGGACTCTGGGCAGCAACAGCACGAAGGGCTGCCCCCTACCTGGTCCTGACAACCCTGCTGATCTTCACTGGGG CTTTCCTTCTGGGCTATGTGGCCTTCCGAGGGTCCTGCCAGGCATGCGGGGATGACGTGTTGGTGGTCAGCGAGGATATAAACTATGAGCCGGGCCCAGACTCCCACCAGGGCACCTTGTACTGGAGCGACCTCCAGGCCATGTTCCTGAGGttcctgggggaggggcgcctggaggaCACAATCAG GCAAACCAGCCTTCGGAAAAGGGTGGCTGGCTCGGCCGGCATGGCGGCCCTGGCTCAGGACATCCGCGTGGCGCTCTTGGGCCAAAAGCTGGACCACGTCTGGATGGATACGCACTACGTGGGGCTGCAGTTCCCGGACCC GGCTCATCCCAATACCCTGCATTGGGTGGAGGCGGCTGGGAAGCTCGGGGAGCCCCTGCAGCTGGAGGACCACGATGTCTACTGTCCCTACAGCGCCACGGGCAACGCCACG GGAGAGCTGGTGTACGCCCACTACGGGCGCCCAGAGGACCTGCAGGACCTGCGGGCCCGGGGCGTGGAGCCGGCGGGGCGCCTCCTGCTGGTGCGCCTGGGGGAGATCAGTTTTGCCCAGAAG GTGGCCAGTGCCCAGGACTTTGGGGCCCGAGGAGTGCTCATATACCCTGATTCTGCAGACTTCTCCCAGGACCCACACAAGCTCGGCCTGTCCAGCCACAGGGCTGTGTATGGACAT GTGCACCTGGGAACTGGGGATCCCTACACGCCTGGCTTCCCTTCCTTTAATCAAACCCAGTTCCCTCCAGTCCAGTCCTCAGGCCTCCCTAACATCCCAGCCCAGCCCATCAGTGCGGACATTGCCTCCCTCCTGCTGAG GAAACTCCAAGGCCCTGTGGCCCCCCAGGAATGGCAGGGGCACCTCCCAGTCTCCCCTTATCGCCTGGGCCCTGGGCCAGGCTTGCATCTAGGGGTCAACAACCACAGGGTCTCTACCCCCATCAGCAACATCTTTGGCTGCATCGAGGGCCGCTCAGAGCCAG ATCACTATGTTGTCATTGGGGCGCAGAGGGATGCGTGGGGCCCAGGAGCGGCCAAGTCTGCTGTGGGGACAGCCATATTGCTGGAGCTGGTGCGAACCTTTTCCTCCATGGTGAGCAATG GCTTCCGGCCTCGCAGGAGCCTTCTCTTCATCAGCTGGGACGGAGGGGACTTTGGGAGCGTGGGCTCCACAGAGTGGCTAGAG GGCTACCTCAGCGTGCTGCACCTCAAAGCCGTAGTCTATGTGAGCCTGGACAATGCAGTGCTGG gAGATGACAAGTTCCAGGCCAAGACCAGCCCCCTTCTGATCAGCCTCATAGAGAACATCCTGAAGCAG GTGGACTCTCCTAACCACAGTGGGCAGACCCTCTATGAGCAGGTGATGTTCAACAATCACAGCTGGGATGCTGAGGT GATCCAGCCACTGCCCATGGACAGCAGTGCCTATTCCTTCACGGCCTTTGCGGGGGTCCCTGCCGTTGAGTTCTCTTTCATGGAG GATGGCCAGGCGTACCCGTTCCTGCACACGAAGGATGACACATACGAGAACCTACACAGGGTCCTGCGGGGCCGCCTGCCCGCGGTGGCCCAGGCTGTGGCCCAGCTCGCTGGGCAACTCCTCATCAGGCTCAGCCACGATCACCTGCTGCCTCTGGACTTCGGCCGCTATGGGGACGTGGTCCTCAAGCACATCGGCAGCCTCAACGAGTTCTCTGGGGACCTCAAG GCCCGCGGGCTGACCCTCCAGTGGGTGTACTCGGCGCGGGGGGACTACATCCGGGCAGCTGAGAAGCTGCGAAAGGAGATCTACAGCTCAGAAGAGAGCGATGAGCGGCTGATGCGCATGTACAACGTGCGCATCATGCGG GTGGAGTTCTACTTCCTGTCTCAGTACGTGTCGCCGGCCGACTCCCCGTTCCGCCACATTTTCTTGGGCCACGGAGACCACACGCTGGACGCGCTGCTCGACCACGTGCGACTGTTGCGCTCCCACGGTTCCGGAGACCCTAGGGCTGCCTCCTCCGGGGTGGCTCCCGGCCTGGGCTTCCAGGAGAGCCGCTTCCGACGCCAGCTGGCCCTGCTTACCTGGACGCTGCAGGGGGCAGCCAACGCACTTAGCGGGGACGTCTGGAACATCGATAACAACTTCTGA